In Paludibaculum fermentans, the genomic stretch GCTACACCGCATTTGACCGCTATACGAAGCTCGCGCGCCAGTCGTTGGAGCAGATGCAGACATCGCAGCGAGCGCTGGCCGACTACCGGGCCCAGGTGAAGCCGCTGGATCCGTCTGAGCAGCAGATCCGCAAATACCGTGAAGTCTACGACGCCGTTCCGTGGACGGACGTTCAAACCCAATTGCACGGGGCTCGCGTGGAACGTCCGCCGGTCCCTTCCCTGAACGACAACATCGACAAGACCGCGACCAACCAGGAAGACATGCTGCTGGCGTTTACTGAGTTGGTGAGCGCTCCGACCGGCCGCCACGTCTTCGCTTTTGTCCTGGCAGCTTTTATTGACTTGATCGTATTCTTTCTTGCGTTTGCCTCAGGGCCATACTTCCATGGTTCGCCGGAGCAGCGCTGGTATGCCGGTTCGGCTGCGGTGGATGGCAGCGACAACCAGGTGTTTGTCCGCGATCTGCTGCGGAAACTGGAGCCTGGGCCGGGCGGATTGCCGCGGGTTGAGGTGTCGATCCTGACTCCGGGCGAGCGCCAATTGTGCCTGCTGCTGGCGTCCAAGGACGCGGCCACTCTGGTGGAAGAAGACGGGAAGCGGTACTACCTGCTGAACGAGAGCGTACACGAGCAACTGGTAGAGTCGCTGAGCACGCGGGGCATGCCGCTGCGCGGTTCCCCGAAAGTGGCTCAGGCGCTGTAGCTCCTGACTGTTTACTTGACTAGCCGGGCGGCTCTCGTGATAATTGCCATAGTTTAACTATGGCAGACCAGAAACGCGACGAAATCCCGCCGGGCACCTTGTACATGCTCATCCTGCGTACGCTCGCCCGGGGCGGCGAGATGCACGGCTATGAGATCGCGAACGCCATCCAACGCGGGTCAGAGGAAGTCCTGCAGGTGGAAGAGGGCTCGCTGTATCCCGCCCTGCAGCGCATGCTCATTAAGGGCTGGGTGGAGGCGGAGTGGGGCGTGACCGCCGGCAACCGCCGCGCGCGGTATTACCACCTGACCAAGCTGGGCCGGGAACAACTGGAACAGGAACTGTCGCAGTACCGGCGCGTCAACATCGCGATTGAGAAGATCCTGCAATCCGCCTGACGGGGAGGAGCGCGCATGAACTGGCTTCGAGAGATCTGGCGCCGGGTGAAGTTCCTTAGCCACCGCTCCCAGGCGGAGGATGACCTGGCCGAAGAGATGCGGCTGCACCTGGACCTGCGAGCGGAAGAAACAGGGCGAGACGAATCCCGGCGCCGGTTTGGGAACGAGCTGTTGCTGCGGGAAACCAGCCGGGAAGCCTGGGGCTGGCGCTGGTTGGATTCCCTATCGCAGGATCTGCGCTATGGCGGCCGCGCGCTGGCGGCGCACCCCGGGTTCACCATCACCGCAGTCCTCTCCTTGGCGCTTGGCATTGGGGCCAATACGGCGATCTTCTCGATCGTCAATGCGGTGATGCTGCGCGCCCTGCCGGTGGAAGATCCGCAGCGGCTGGTGCAACTGCGCTCAGGCAAGAACGGGTCGTTCACGAATCCGATTTGGGAGCAGGTGAGAGACCACCAGCAGGCGTTCGCCGGCACGCTGGCTTACGGGGACGGGCGTTTCGACCTGGCTTCGGGTGGAGAGAGCCGGTTTGCGCAAGGGCTTTGGGTGAGCGGCGATTTCTTCCGGGTGCTGGGGATCGCTCCGCTGCGGGGCCGGCTGCTGACAGCGGAAGACGATCAGCATGGCGGCGGGAAATCCGGACCGGTGGCGGTGATCAGTTACGCGTTCTGGCAGTCGTACTTTGGTGGAGACCCGGCGGCGCTGGGGAAGACGATCACGCTGGATCGGCATCCCTTCGAAATTGTGGGCGTGACGCCGCCTTACTTTACTGGGCTGGATGTCGACAAAGGGTTTGACGTCAGTATTCCTATCGGCTGTGAACCCATCCTCCATACCGATATCAGCGCTCTCGACCATCGAAGCTGGTGGTGGCTGCGCATCCTGGCGCGGCTGAAGCCTGGCGATAGCGTGCCGCAAGCCGAAGCCAAGATCCAGGCGCTGCAGGGAGAGATCCGGCGGGCGACGATGCCCACGACGTGGGAAGAGGAAGACCGCAAGAACTTCCTCAAGGATGCCTTCCAGCTGCGCCCGACGGCGACAGGGTTCTCATCGACACGGGACCGGTATCGCCAGGGCCTGTTCACCTTGATGGCGGTGGTGGGACTGGTGCTGCTGATTGCGTGCGCGAATATCGCGAACCTGCTGCTGGCCCGGGCGGCGGCCCGCCAGCGCGAGATCTCGATCCGCATGGCGATTGGGGCGGGGCGGCGGAGAGTGATCCGGCAACTGCTCACGGAAAGCCTGCTGCTCTCGGGGCTGGGCGCCTTGGGTGGGTTTGTGTTCTCTCTCTGGGGCAGCAGGCTGCTGGTAAGGCTGTTCTCCACAGCCCTGGACCCGCTGGACGTGAATGTGTCGCCCGATCTGATGGTGCTGGCCTTCACCTCCGGTGTGGCACTGCTGACGGGTCTGCTGTTTGGCCTGGCTCCGGCCTTCCGGGCGACCAGCGTTTCGCCGAACCACGTGCTGAAGGAGAACGCACGCGGGGCAATTGCCGGCGGTTCGCGATTCCGTCTGGGCAAGATGCTGGTGGCAACGCAGGTGGCGCTTTCGCTGGTGCTGCTGGTGGGCGCCGGGCTGTTCCTGAACTCCTTGCGCAACCTGCTGGGCACGTCGATGGGGTTCGATCGCAGGAACGTCACGCTGGTGCAAGTGAACACGCTGGAGAAGGTCCCCAAGGAGCGCAGGGTGGAGCTCTTCCGCACCATCCTGGAGCGTCTGCGCACCGTGCCGGGTGTCACCTTGGCGGCCAGCAGCCTGATCACTCCGGTGAGCCACCGGGGTTGGAATCAGTTTGTTTTTCCGGAAGGGTATGCCGCGCAATCGCGCGAAGATACGCTGACATGGTTCAACCGTGTGTCCCCGGGCTACTTCCGCACCATGTCCACGCCCCTGCGGGCCGGCCGCGACTTCGACTCGCGGGATACAAAGAGTTCGACGAAGGTCATCATCATCAACGAGGCGGCGGCGCGGCATTACTTCGGCGGGGTGAGTGCGATTGGAAAGAACGTCGGCATGGATCTCGACGGGAAGACGGGCGAGAAGGAACTCTTCCAGGTGATCGGGATCGTCGCCGATACGAAGTATGTCGATTTGAGGGAAGAGACGAAGTTGAGTGCGTATCTGGTGACGACGCAGGAAGCGGAACCGCGCGGAGAAACCAATTTCATCCTGCGATCGGCTGTGCCCGGGGCGACGCTAACCAGCGCGGTGCGCGCGGCGATCGCGGAAATCGATCCCGGGCTGGCGTTGGAGTTTCGCGACTTTGAAACGCAGGTGAATGAATCGCTGGTGCAGGAGCGGACGGTGGCGTTGCTCTCGTCGTTCTTTGGGGCCCTGGCGTTGATGCTGGCGATGATCGGGCTCTACGGGGTCACGTCCTATGCCGTGCTGCGGCGGCAGGGCGAGATCGGGATCCGGATGGCGCTGGGCGCCTCGCAAGGGTCAGTGGTGTGGCTGGTGCTGCGCGATGTCACGATGATCCTGGCGGTGGGGATGGTGCTGGGGATCGCGGCTTCGCTGGCGGCCGGGCGGCTGGTGACCGCGATGTTGTTCGGAGTGAAAGCAGCGGATCCGGCGACGCTTGCGGTGTGTGCGGCGGTGCTGGCATCGGCTACGACGATGGCCGGTTTCGTGCCGGCGCGCCGGGCCTCGCGCCTGGATCCAACGACCGCCTTACGCGACGAGTAGCCGCTTGACGGAGCGGGGGGCGGGTTGACATGATCGAATGGCTCCGTGCCAAGATATTCGGTCCTGTTACTCCTTATTGGCTTACCACTACTCGCCCAGGAACAGACGAGCGGGGTGCCGTCGATTCACATCCCGAAGGTCACACGCGCGCCGAAGCTGGCTGATTTCATCGAGGGCACGCCGCGTGAGGCGGAGTGCGTCGTCACCGACTTCCGGCAGATGGATCCGGGGGACGGCACGCCAGTCTCGCAACCCACCGCGGCATTTCTCTCTTATGACGAGAAAAACCTGTACGCGGCGTTCATTGCCAAGGACGATCCGAAGC encodes the following:
- a CDS encoding PadR family transcriptional regulator is translated as MADQKRDEIPPGTLYMLILRTLARGGEMHGYEIANAIQRGSEEVLQVEEGSLYPALQRMLIKGWVEAEWGVTAGNRRARYYHLTKLGREQLEQELSQYRRVNIAIEKILQSA
- a CDS encoding ABC transporter permease gives rise to the protein MNWLREIWRRVKFLSHRSQAEDDLAEEMRLHLDLRAEETGRDESRRRFGNELLLRETSREAWGWRWLDSLSQDLRYGGRALAAHPGFTITAVLSLALGIGANTAIFSIVNAVMLRALPVEDPQRLVQLRSGKNGSFTNPIWEQVRDHQQAFAGTLAYGDGRFDLASGGESRFAQGLWVSGDFFRVLGIAPLRGRLLTAEDDQHGGGKSGPVAVISYAFWQSYFGGDPAALGKTITLDRHPFEIVGVTPPYFTGLDVDKGFDVSIPIGCEPILHTDISALDHRSWWWLRILARLKPGDSVPQAEAKIQALQGEIRRATMPTTWEEEDRKNFLKDAFQLRPTATGFSSTRDRYRQGLFTLMAVVGLVLLIACANIANLLLARAAARQREISIRMAIGAGRRRVIRQLLTESLLLSGLGALGGFVFSLWGSRLLVRLFSTALDPLDVNVSPDLMVLAFTSGVALLTGLLFGLAPAFRATSVSPNHVLKENARGAIAGGSRFRLGKMLVATQVALSLVLLVGAGLFLNSLRNLLGTSMGFDRRNVTLVQVNTLEKVPKERRVELFRTILERLRTVPGVTLAASSLITPVSHRGWNQFVFPEGYAAQSREDTLTWFNRVSPGYFRTMSTPLRAGRDFDSRDTKSSTKVIIINEAAARHYFGGVSAIGKNVGMDLDGKTGEKELFQVIGIVADTKYVDLREETKLSAYLVTTQEAEPRGETNFILRSAVPGATLTSAVRAAIAEIDPGLALEFRDFETQVNESLVQERTVALLSSFFGALALMLAMIGLYGVTSYAVLRRQGEIGIRMALGASQGSVVWLVLRDVTMILAVGMVLGIAASLAAGRLVTAMLFGVKAADPATLAVCAAVLASATTMAGFVPARRASRLDPTTALRDE